A stretch of Plasmodium chabaudi chabaudi strain AS genome assembly, chromosome: 14 DNA encodes these proteins:
- a CDS encoding proliferating cell nuclear antigen 2, putative encodes MFECRIDGQFFKKLFETLKDICTEVNLECDENGIKMQSMDCSHVSLVDLNIMSDFFQHYRCDKKCVLGISINFMLKILSVIKEKSTVFLFKEDNENDAVLNIGIIDEEEQSSTEDSLEIQVKLINTQKEHLEIPQSEYHCQCTMKSKKFQEFTKYLNSIGDNVSISMKKDTMILSTTGSDIKVTKQFTNDMADISITCSKYVSQEFATRYLVMFSRASALSDEVLISLSPNIPVSIKFNFKQQLTELPDNSHLTFFLAPKIGEY; translated from the exons ATGTTTGAATGCAGAATAGATGgccaattttttaaaaagttattcGAAACTTTAAAAGATATATGTACAGAAGTAAACTTAGAATGTGATGAAAATGGAATTAAAATGCAATCGATGGATTGCAGTCATGTATCCTTAGTTGATTTGAATATCATGTCCGACTTTTTTCAACATTACAG AtgtgataaaaaatgtgttttAGGGATAAGCATAAATTTCatgttgaaaatattatctgtgataaaagaaaagtctaccgtttttttgtttaaagaagataatgaaaatgatgcaGTCTTAAATATAGGAATTATAGATGAAGAAGAACAATCTAGTACTGAAGATTCATTAGAAATCCAAGTTAAATTAATCAATACACAAAAGGAACATTTGGAAATACCTCAATCAGAATATCATTGTCAGTGTACAATGAAATCTAAAAAATTTCAAGAATTTacgaaatatttaaattctATTGGAGATAATGTATCTATATCTATGAAAAAAGATACTATGATTTTAAGTACAACAGGTTCAGATATAAAAGTAACAAAACAATTTACAAATGATATGGCTGATATATCTATTACATGCTCAAAATACGTTTCACAAGAATTTGCAACACGATATTTGGTTATGTTTTCACGAGCTTCAGCTTTATCTGATGAAGTTTTAATTTCTCTTTCTCCAAATATTCCAGTGTCTATCAAATTTAATTTCAAACAGCAATTAACTGAATTACCTGACAATTCCCATTTGACCTTTTTCTTAGCCCCTAAAATTGGGGAATACTAA
- a CDS encoding U3 small nucleolar RNA-interacting protein 2, putative — translation MKKFNKRKNNIGKKGNYNNRNKNKKVDDSEIESDDILSSNLSEEDNIIVNKKTKFNDEIIESDEDDNYGNKNNSDDDDEYDGFNNPEERKMYLAKKYLKDMGIESSEEEDSSGESENSDNEQNKKKKLSSDFSSDDSDIEKKEKIKKMLMEKESSKYRKTLLNLRDKIRIFYDEELSNNLLTSNNKQDNQNMNNLPKKVKNDDNVLFFNGHKKSVTTVACPDYNLSFFDHYDYKIVNNNNKKLNNYDDHTDSDSENVKNISDEIMYPKSFENTSINTIYTGGKDACIIEWDLYRQEKVHIYKGNPDSFKDFGNQSGICHFKSVMDIYCNKYNSFFMSVGCDNLINVWDNRTKKTCMNSVIGHKNIITSIVGCNDDTEELNMEHNFFTSSYDKTIKLWDLRFFNKCINTYLGHTNNILTMNSLNQNKLLTSSSDYTIRFWNTKNDNHILFNINYEIIESCCTLNNKIFVAGTFSGALYIFTSSYKKPICIHKNAHSSYPITSLISIPYTNIFISGSYDGYVNFWEYKSISKISASIHKIMAIQLNGTINKFSFAHNYKYLFAAIGNEMKHGRWDRTKNKNGLAVIPIQFLS, via the coding sequence atgaaaaagtttAACAAgaggaaaaataatattgggAAAAAGGGGAATTACAATAacagaaataaaaataaaaaggtaGATGATTCAGAGATCGAATCAGATGATATATTGTCATCCAATTTGTCTGAAGAagataatattattgtaaataaaaaaacaaaatttaatgatgaaataattgaaagtgatgaagatgataattatggtaataaaaacaattcaGATGACGATGACGAATATGATGGATTTAATAATCCAGAGGAAAGGAAAATGTATttagcaaaaaaatatcttaAAGATATGGGAATTGAAAGTAGTGAAGAAGAGGATAGTTCAGGGGAATCAGAAAATAGTGAcaatgaacaaaataaaaaaaagaaattaagTTCTGATTTTTCATCTGATGATAGTGATATtgagaaaaaagaaaaaataaaaaaaatgttaatggaaaaagaaagttcaaaatatagaaaaacccttttaaatttaagaGACAAAATAAGGATATTTTATGATGAAgaattatcaaataatttattaactagtaataataaacaagataatcaaaatatgaataatttaCCAAAGAAggtaaaaaatgatgataatgttttgttttttaatggacataaaaaaagtgtTACTACAGTTGCTTGCCCagattataatttatcttttttcgATCATTATGATTATAAAATCGTAAacaataacaataaaaagTTAAACAATTATGATGATCATACTGATAGTGATAgtgaaaatgtaaaaaatatatctgaTGAAATTATGTATCCTAAATCTTTTGAAAATACATCCAttaatacaatatatacaGGGGGTAAAGATGCTTGTATTATTGAATGGGATTTATATCGACAAGAAAAagttcatatttataaaggGAATCCAGATTCTTTTAAAGATTTTGGGAATCAAAGTGGGATATGCCATTTTAAAAGTGTAATGGATATTTattgtaataaatataattcattttttatgtcaGTTGGATgtgataatttaataaatgtatgGGATAatagaacaaaaaaaacgtGTATGAATTCAGTTATAggtcataaaaatattataacttCAATAGTTGGATGTAATGATGATACAGAAGAATTAAACATggaacataatttttttacttcatcatatgataaaacaattaaattATGGGATTTaagattttttaataaatgtataaatacatatttaggtcatacaaataatattcttaCAATGAATTCGTTAaaccaaaataaattattaacaagTTCTAGTGATTATACTATACGTTTTTGGAATactaaaaatgataatcatatattatttaatataaattatgaaattaTTGAATCATGTTGTACtcttaataataaaatatttgtagCAGGAACATTTTCAGGAGccctttatatttttacttcaTCTTATAAAAAACCAATTTGTATACACAAAAATGCACATAGCTCATATCCTATAACATCACTAATAAGTATCCCAtacacaaatatatttatttctggTTCCTATGATGGATATGTTAATTTTTGGGAGTATAAAAGTATTAGTAAAATATCTGCTAGCATTCACAAAATCATGGCTATACAGCTAAATGgaacaataaataaattttcttttgcgcacaattataaatatttatttgcagCTATTGGTAATGAAATGAAACATGGTAGGTGGGACCGaacgaaaaataaaaatgggcTTGCTGTAATACCAATTCAATTTTtgtcataa
- a CDS encoding ataxin-3, putative, with product MSKKYVYWEKQGNDRMCGLHCINSILQGPYYSEDTLAKIGKEIDEKEKEFLKMPSNELIRTNSSNVLDDGFINISVLIESLRRKNILLKNAFEEDLTKIISSGHQDIGYICNLEQHWFSVRKIHNTWYVLDSLKSAPLFIKDINLKYYFNDIFKKYHIFSVQNMNPYISLPKPDINFEPKNPNQFYIPTNHISEISSVSNGFILEDKYSMNKSENSSLFSNFNKPQNFQWPKNGGRKLNDDINNINANNMDDDGDDEFKIALRLSMEEYIKNLPPPPSEELINEDFINVMIKLPNKKIQRKFGVSKTLADIFYWIEYESVNNQQIDSSLVFKSCYFLYQLFPRRKFCKYQNGSIELQAGDKVELVHDKTLNDMKFEKEETFMMQ from the exons ATGAGTaagaaatatgtatattggGAAAAGCAGGGTAATGATCGTATGTGTGGTCTTCACTGCATAAATAGTATCCTTCAg GGCCCTTATTATAGTGAAGATACTCTGGCAAAAATAGGAAAAGAAAttgatgaaaaagaaaaagaatttttaaaaatgccTTCTAACGAGTTAATAAGAACCAATTCATCAAATGTTTTGGATGACggttttataaatatttctgtGCTCATTGAAAGTTTAcggagaaaaaatatattattaaaaaatgcttTTGAAGAAgatttaacaaaaataatatcaagCGGTCATCAAGATATTGgctatatatgtaatttaGAACAGCATTGGTTTAGTGTTCGTAAAATTCATAATACTTGGTATGTATTAGATAGTTTAAAAAGTGCaccattatttattaaagatataaatttaaaatattattttaatgacatttttaaaaaatatcatatattttctgtacaaaatatgaacccatatatttctttaccAAAACctgatataaattttgaacCTAAAAATCCAaatcaattttatataccaACTAATCATATTTCTGAAATCTCATCTGTCTCTAATGGTTTTATATTAGAAGATAAATATAGTATGAACAAGTCAGAAAATAGTAGTCtcttttcaaattttaataagcCTCAAAATTTTCAATGGCCAAAAAATGGAGGAAGAAAATTAAAcgatgatataaataatattaacgCAAATAATATGGATGATGATGGTGACGatgaatttaaaattgCTTTGAGATTATCAATGGAAGAATATATTAAG aatTTGCCACCTCCACCAAGCGAAGAATTAATTAATGAAGATTTCATAAATGTTATGATCAAATTaccaaacaaaaaaatccaAAGAAAATTTGGCGTATCAAAAACTTTAGCG gacattttttattggaTAGAATATGAATCAGTAAACAACCAACAGATAGACTCATCACTAGTTTTTAAAAGTTgctattttctttatcaatTATTCCCAAG gAGAAAGTTTTGCAAGTATCAAAATGGATCTATCGAATTACAAGCTGGTGACAAG gTTGAATTGGTTCATGATAAAACTTTGAATGATATGAAATTCGAAAAAGAGGAAACATTTATGATGCAATAA
- a CDS encoding parasitophorous vacuolar protein 2, putative, translated as MAFIKYATTLFIFSSVFLNGLKAEKQKKEGKGFRIAHPIKEKFIDLIARQSGYDTNGFVDLSTADHDINNLKIRINKNGDLICNSDNNQAIEIIITNETILKQTKDAIYSELSFIPKTGSNSSSLTKIPIKRPKNGSSSFFSNVNAKDNFPMNSEAYLVCSKENENVLLVPKYLEKVEFISGPWLVRVSVSIYKDPLRPFGRAFRITIVDGVSVLSNKQNSFVWFMPLKSFAEVYNFHMAARDSKNGIYCNLERPANNKTIKLDCPSWDTHYNLYNFNKVLVSMKFGTILMRSVLLPRIKNMQNDGMELKVHHLLNKPQNDELYPDVHKNPKYSAIADNNDAEKNAILSKLNSVESLHHDININANEANILNKALNVLFWSIIGIPNAIYVTKETIKLVRRLKEVNREFESARPIYEWTLTQTENNHQPDMALEKKKKIYFQGSNSLNN; from the coding sequence atggcttttataaaatatgcaactactctattcattttttcaagTGTTTTTCTAAATGGCTTGAAAGCAGAAAAACAGAAAAAAGAAGGTAAAGGCTTTCGAATAGCTCATCCGATAAAGGAAAAATTTATAGATTTGATTGCAAGACAATCAGGATATGACACAAATGGGTTTGTAGATTTATCAACTGCAGACCAtgacataaataatttaaaaattcgaATCAACAAAAATGGTGATCTTATATGTAATAGCGATAATAATCAAGCTAttgaaattataataactaatgaaacaatattaaaacaaaCCAAAGATGCAATATATAGCGAATTATCTTTTATCCCTAAAACTGGATCAAATTCTAGTAGTTTGACTAAAATACCTATAAAGAGACCTAAAAACGGTTCAAGCAGTTTCTTTTCAAATGTAAATGCTAAGGATAATTTTCCAATGAATTCTGAAGCCTATTTAGTTTGTtctaaagaaaatgaaaatgttttGTTAGTACCAAAATATCTTGAAAAAGTCGAATTTATATCAGGCCCTTGGTTAGTTAGAGTAAGTGTTAGTATTTATAAAGATCCCCTTAGACCTTTTGGAAGAGCATTTCGTATAACTATAGTAGATGGAGTAAGTgtattatcaaataaacaaaacTCGTTTGTTTGGTTTATGCCATTAAAATCATTCGCTgaagtatataattttcatatggCTGCAAGAGATAGTAAAAACGGAATATACTGCAATCTTGAAAGACCTGCAAATAACAAAACTATTAAATTAGATTGTCCAAGCTGGGATACCCACTATAatctttataattttaataaggTACTCGTTTCTATGAAATTCGGAACGATACTAATGAGAAGTGTTTTATTGCCAcgcataaaaaatatgcagaACGATGGTATGGAGCTTAAGGTGCATCATCTTTTAAATAAGCCCCAAAATGATGAGCTATATCCCgatgttcataaaaatcCAAAATATAGTGCAATTGCAGATAATAATGATGCGGAGAAAAATGCTATTTTGAGTAAACTAAATAGTGTGGAAAGTCTTCATCatgatattaatattaatgcaAATGAAGCAAACATTTTGAACAAAGCTTTAAATGTACTATTTTGGAGTATAATAGGAATACCAAATGCAATATATGTGACCAAAGAGACAATTAAACTAGTGAGAAGATTAAAAGAAGTTAATAGAGAATTTGAAAGCGCTCGCCCAATTTATGAATGGACTCTTACACAAACAGAAAATAATCATCAACCAGATATGGCCcttgaaaagaaaaaaaaaatatattttcaaggatcaaattctttaaataattag
- a CDS encoding DNA helicase 60, putative produces MKNILKFRPINCRTGDKLCLLKKLIHTKNELSQIHCKNNKIGNGIINHQELKIGYIKLINNIRNQNICTENKVKDGNNLASHSNETINNTDTELNYNILNENELKNDIDNDFDREDNDIKYDGNKNSNLSDTNFEGNEFENYNKFNRYERKNNKEDGENGFINSRNERTNYRKKNNYNLRNDYDNNTDNNMDDYNNSYTKRDDHNSRYSRNLNNSDRYSKLGDNLKDIEWNKIKVKIERQNLFNVNENKLKKLSNEEIQNELKNNNIYVNKDLALNSFITQFSDLDFHESILNYLNENFKEPTAIQKITWPIALSGKDLIGVAETGSGKTLAFVLPCLMHILKHKQAEMEQNGGEHIKNNENKLSESNKNDNNYDPDFENEFQNEDNEDRKTYGLILLPTRELCMQVLNEIKKFENELDLKAVAVYGGVPKYFQINNIKKGADIIVATPGRLLDYLENGIINLLRCIYVVIDEADRLLDMGFEKQLRKIMTQINKNKQLLFLTATWPEQVRKLAYDFCSFDPVKIQIGKSELTANKNIEQQVIVSSSIDLKKKLLDWLKDNYENNKILIFCDTKRNCDNLCKELRYHQYNSLSIHGDKQQRERDRILNNYKNDRCNILVATDVASRGLDIKNISIVINYDIPNTIEDYIHRIGRTGRAGNKGKSILFFPYDYYVPQKQRFAKDLVKLLNKTNQQVPNELREIVSTR; encoded by the coding sequence atgaaaaacatattaaaattcAGACCAATTAATTGCCGTACAGGTGATAAATTATGTTtgctaaaaaaattgatacacacaaaaaatgaGCTATCACAAATtcattgtaaaaataataaaataggaAACGGTATAATTAATCAtcaagaattaaaaattggatatataaaattaataaataatataagaaatcaaaatatatgtactgAAAATAAAGTCAAAGATGGTAATAATTTAGCTAGTCATTCAAATgaaacaataaataataccGATACagaattaaattataatatattaaatgagaatgaattaaaaaatgatatagaCAACGATTTTGATAGAGAggataatgatataaagtATGATGGCAATAAAAATTCGAATTTGTCTGATACAAATTTTGAAGGTAACgaatttgaaaattataacaaatttaataggtatgaaagaaaaaataataaggaaGATGGTGAAAATGGATTTATTAATAGTAGAAACGAAAGAACAAAttatcgaaaaaaaaataattataatttaagaaatgattatgataataatacagATAACAATATGgatgattataataatagttaTACAAAAAGAGATGATCATAATTCGAGATATTCGAGAAATTTAAACAATTCAGATAGATATTCAAAATTAGGagataatttaaaagatatagaatggaataaaataaaagtaaaaatagaaagacaaaacttatttaatgttaatgaaaataaattaaaaaaattatcaaatgaagaaatacaaaatgagttaaaaaataataatatatatgtaaataaagaTTTAGCATTAAATAGTTTTATAACCCAATTTTCAGATTTAGACTTCCATGAatcaatattaaattatttaaatgaaaattttaaggAACCAACAgctattcaaaaaattacatGGCCTATCGCCTTGTCAGGAAAAGATTTAATAGGTGTTGCTGAAACAGGAAGTGGAAAAACACTAGCATTTGTTTTGCCATGtcttatgcatatattaaaacataaacAAGCGGAAATGGAACAAAATGGAGGTGAAcatatcaaaaataatgaaaacaaattatcTGAGAGTAATAAGAATGACAATAATTATGATCCCGATTTTGAGAACGAATTTCAAAATGAAGACAATGAAGATCGTAAAACATACggattaattttgttaccAACACGAGAATTGTGTATGCAAgtattaaatgaaattaaGAAATTTGAAAACGAATTAGATTTAAAAGCTGTTGCAGTATATGGAGGTGTACCAAAGTATTtccaaattaataatataaaaaaaggggCTGACATAATTGTTGCAACACCAGGAAGGCTTCTTGattatttagaaaatggaatcataaatttattaagaTGTATCTATGTAGTTATTGATGAAGCAGACAGATTACTTGATATGGGATTTGAAAAAcaattaagaaaaataatgacacaaattaataaaaataaacaattgCTATTTTTAACAGCAACATGGCCTGAACAAGTTAGAAAACTTGCATATGATTTTTGCTCATTTGATCCGgtaaaaattcaaattgGAAAAAGTGAATTAAcagcaaataaaaatatagagcAACAAGTAATAGTTAGCTCATCCattgatttaaaaaaaaaattattagattggttaaaagataattatgaaaataataaaattttaatctTTTGCGatacaaaaagaaattgTGATAATTTATGTAAAGAATTACGATATCATCAATATAATAGTTTATCAATACATGGAGATAAACAACAAAGAGAAAGAGATAGAATATtaaacaattataaaaatgatagaTGTAATATACTAGTAGCAACCGATGTAGCATCAAGAGGGTtagatattaaaaatatttcaatcGTTATTAATTATGATATACCAAATACGATTGAAGATTATATTCATAGGATCGGAAGAACAGGTAGAGCAGGCAATAAAGGGAAgtccatattatttttcccaTATGATTATTATGTTCCACAAAAACAAAGATTTGCAAAAGACTTAgtaaaattgttaaataaaacaaatcaGCAAGTTCCTAATGAACTCAGAGAAATTGTAAGCACACGATGA